The nucleotide window ACCTGGCATGGAAGGAAATGTATAATGATAAACAGGATGCATTGCCAAGTCCCACCCCCTCAAGTGCATCATCTGTACACAGTTTGGAACTCTCCACATGTTTGATGGCAAAGGTCTAAAGTGGAGAGCCTTCTCTACTCTGAGAAGGTCTAAACGCTATTTAAAACCCTGCACAACTGCTGTTTTAAATCATGCGGGGAAACTCAATGAGTAGGAGAAGTGCTTTGCTTCAGACTGCCTTCAACTCACAGAGGGTTCTTAATCAGGTGGCTCACCCACAGTTTTGGGGGCTTTCAGCACCCAAGCAGTTGTTTATGCCATTCCCCAAGACGCTAATTTTTGGTGGCAAAAGGACAAGAAATTtaaggttgtatccaatattagtcatactctgggtagacccactgaaattggtaTGATAACTTGGGTTGTTTGATATCAATGAGTATAACTTAGTTAGCTACAACCATTAAAGTACACACAGCAGTTGGATGGGTTCAACCTGATAAAGATGTAAATAACCCCCTTCACAGTCAACAGATGGATCATTTGATGAACAGAGATGAGATGAAAAACCCACTCTTCAGCTAATCAGAATGGAGGGGGGGGCTGTGTGCCTCTGTGGATGTGCATGAGAGTGAGGGGTAGGTATATCTAATCTGACCACACCCATTGcttgaatgtggccctcggagGATTAGCCAAGGGTGAATCTGGCTTCTAAAACATTCAGCCACCCCTCATGTAAACTGTGTcatttttgctttcttttcctgAAAACTCCCTTCCAGAAGTGGAAGTTGCCAGGTGGGGTAGAGACACTATATTAGCTTCCCCTCTGGCGGGTTGCTGTTGTTTACCAGAAGAGAGAGGGGTGAAGTGGAGGGTAggctggcatggtgcaaatgcaccagcagagcccaCGTGGCATTCCTTCCTAGTAAACTATAGTGACCCACCTGTTGGGAAGATGGCATAGTGGTTGTACCCCACCAGGTGAACCACGTCTTCTGTCTGAATCCAGAAGAAGATATGGCTGAGCTTTCTCAAGATCACCTCAGATTAAGTCAAAAATAATCTCGAGATCTttcctaaaaaaataataaaaattaaaaaatcagatgttcacttacaaaaaaaaaatgaagaaacaaGCATCATGTGTAACCCTGATCTTTGAGAACTTCCCACACATACTCCAGAACATTCAATACAAGGTTTGTGTCTGATGCTTCCTACAGCTCTGAACTTATTGCTGACAGCTGAGTCTTGgcagaaaaaaaacagaaggggagAGAATGGCTCTGTTAAAGTCTCTGAGAGTTTATGCAGTCCCGGACAGGAGATTAGAGCTGGTCCCCAAACCTCCTACCCTGCACTATTACTAAGAATGTGTTTGGATTCATGCATGGCAGGCAGTCCTGAAACCTTTAGCACTATGGAGCACAGTTGCCAAAGTTTCAGGAGAGTAGGAAACAGAAAATATGTCCTCATTCCACCCCTTCTGACTGCCACCTCTGTCGGGTGGGGATACAGCAAAACAAGCACCcacttgttttgcttttgttacaTCAGCAGCAcctgtaaaaaaattaaaaaacatggATCTGTCAAGAGGGTTAGCAATCTGTTTATTATTATCAATAAGTATCTTTGTATCAGCTGAACAGCCTATAAACAATGTGCATCTATCCATTGTTAGTTTGTTTGCATGTTCTTGTTTGTTGAAAATACCATGAAAATGATCTTACTATATAAAACCATGGATCTAATTATTactcaatggccagggataggtTAATTGTTCTGTTTTTGGTCTATCTCACTCTTGAATATGTAACTGGAGCAAATcatggaatttgtttttgttcatGATTTGTTCCAGTTCCATgttatttaacaaaatatttttcttaaaTAAAAGCATTGCAAAAcagatttaaatatatattttcttccaaaatatgcatttcaaCACACAGTTTGAAAAGTCAACTCTGCTGAGAATTGCATCACAGCAACCGGGGAAGGGGAAAGTTAATTCTGCACATTAGTCACAAGCATTCCAGTTGATGCCAAAACCTTTCTCAACACTGTGTCCATGTTCTGTACATTTCACTAGATTTATCAAGGCATCATGAAGCTACGAAaccctgctgctgaattttcCGACAGATTTGAGCAGAGCTTCCTTCACCTCTCTGTTTCTCAAACTGTATATCAGGGGGTTGAGTGTGGGTGTCAGGACAGTGTAGAAGAGTGAGAAGGTTTTGTGCAATTCATTCAGTGTTTCTGTTTCAGGAACTATATAAACAAGGAATATTGACCCATAGAAAAGTGTCACAACAATCAGATGGGAAGAGCACGTGGCAAAGGCCTTTTGTTGTGCGGCTTTGGATTTAATTTTCAACACAGTAAGAATAATGCAGACATAAGAAGCTAATGTTAGAAGAAAAGGGGGGCCTGTTCCCATGAGCCCTAGAATAAAAGTTGCAAGTTTTACTAGGTGGGTATTGCTACAGGAGATGTTTGCCACTGGATATATATCGCAGAAGAAATGATCAATTACATTGGGTCCACAGAATGTGAGCTGTAGCATAAAAGAGGTAATTATAGTGTTGGTCACCAAGCCGCTCATCCAAGATGTGAATGCTAACTGGATGCAGAGTCTAACATTCATAATGGAAGTGTAGCGCAGAGGTTTACATATTGCCAAATATCGATCATAAGACATCATTGCCAGAAGATAGCATTCCGTGGCTGCACAGAAACCAAAGAAGTAGTATTGTGCGAGGCATCCTGTAATAGATATGGACCTATTCCCAGTGAGGAAACTGGCCAGCATCCTTGGAAGGATGGTTGAAATGTAGCAGGTCTCCAAGCAAGATAAGTTCATCAGGAAGAAATACATGGGGGTATGAAGATGCTGGTCAAC belongs to Rhineura floridana isolate rRhiFlo1 chromosome 11, rRhiFlo1.hap2, whole genome shotgun sequence and includes:
- the LOC133366241 gene encoding olfactory receptor 10A7-like → MGKNQSSPTAFILLGFGNLVGLRILLFVLFLAIYALSLVGNLLIVFLVVVDQHLHTPMYFFLMNLSCLETCYISTILPRMLASFLTGNRSISITGCLAQYYFFGFCAATECYLLAMMSYDRYLAICKPLRYTSIMNVRLCIQLAFTSWMSGLVTNTIITSFMLQLTFCGPNVIDHFFCDIYPVANISCSNTHLVKLATFILGLMGTGPPFLLTLASYVCIILTVLKIKSKAAQQKAFATCSSHLIVVTLFYGSIFLVYIVPETETLNELHKTFSLFYTVLTPTLNPLIYSLRNREVKEALLKSVGKFSSRVS